From Kitasatospora sp. MAP12-44:
CCGTGATCGCCCTGCCTTGCCTCCCCGACGGGTGGCCCCGGCAGACCCCGCTCCTCGACGAACAGCACTATGGCGACGCCACCTACATGACCAAGCGCGAGCTGTTCGACACCTACCCCGAGCTGGCCGAGGACCGTCGACTGCGCAAGCACTTCTGGACCGCGCCTGGTGGCGGAGAGTCACTCGCCGAAGACGTCCGAAAGCGGGCTGTCGAGTTCACCGCGCTCGCGCAGACCGAGCTGCAATCACCTTGCACGATCGTCGCCTTCACCCACCAGACCGCAGCCCTGGCGCTCCGCTCCTTGCTCGAAGACCTCACGTTGCCCGAGATCCTCGCGGAGGACAGGAAGGGCAAGATGCCCAACTCCGCGATCCTCCACTACGAGCTGCGAGACGACCGGTTCGCCTGGACGGGAACGATCACCCCGCCGATTTAGGAGGAGCCCGTGTGTCATCTGTTCCTCAACGGGCCCGTCCAGAACGGGCCCTTCACCTTCGAGACCCGGCCCGGTAAGGCCGTCGGCATCCGCCTCGCCGCCGCCCTGAACGCAATCACAGGGGCACCACCCGTGCCCCACCTGTGGAACACCGTGACCCTTGCAGGAGACCTGCGGCACCGCCACGCGAGCGGCAGGCAGCTCCCCCGCGAGATGTTCGAGGCCGACCTCATAGCAGCCAAGTACCCACCTGGGCAGTCCCCAGCAGCCGGAATCATGACCGACGCCGAGATCGAGGTGGCGGAGCTCGCGTTGGAAATGATCGAGCACAACTTGCGCGCCGGCACCCTGATGATCAGCCGAGAGACCGTCCCTACCTGCCGGGCCTGCGGCCACATGACCGGCAGCAATAACCACCCCTGCAAGGCCTGTGGCAGCACCGACAGCGAGGACCGCACTGGACTGCACCTCGTTGCCGAGCTTGCGAAGGGCCGCCCTGTCCTCGACCGCTCGGATATCCACGCCAGTCATCGGCAGCGGCCCAAGCACTTGCAGAACACCGCCAGTAACGTCGCCCAGCGCCTGATCCTCTCCCGCACCCGCGACCACGGCATCGACCTCTCACCGCTCGGCCTCGCCGGCCTCGTCCTGGACCCGCGCGTCGGCATCCATGCCACCGTCCTCGCCGCAGCACGAAGGCACCACGCGGACACAGCCGTGATGACCATCACCCAAAACGCCGCCAACCACATCGCGGCCCACGGCCAGCACTTCCGTCAACACCTGGGCACACGGCTTCAATACGCCCTGCACGGCCAACTCCCCTACGATCAGTTGGGAAGCCTCCGGGCCGTTTATGAGACATACGGAGCCAGCGCCGACACGAGGACCGCGTTCGAGACCTGGTTCCTCCCGCTTGTCTCCCTGAATTGGAAGAGCGGGACACGGCCCGATCAGCTACCTGCTCTCTTCAAGCACTTCATGCGGGCGTGCATGGCCCAGCCCGCCGAACACAACGAAGCTGGCATGGAAGCGCTTCGGCTCGCGGTCGTGAGGGGTGACACGGACTGGATCGCGGTCAAGAGCAGCCTGGCGACGGTGATGGCGGCGGTCGGAATGGCAGGTGGCGCCGCTAACACCTGATCTCGATGGGCACCCGCTCCCGCACTTTGGGCCCTCGGACCTGATCACCGGGGCGTCGGGGACTCTGCTTGCGCAGGAAGTCGGCAGGGCCGACGTTCCGCGCCTCGGGGCCGCTGCTGAGCAGCTGGGGCGTCGGCCTTCGGCATCAGCACCGAGCTGCTGCAGGACACCACCCGAGGCGACAGCTTTCAGCTGGAGAAGCTGCTGCGGGCACGCTTCAACTTCCTACTGAGCCAGGCCCACTGAATTCCGTGGCTGCTCGGGGCGGGGGCTGGCGGCGCTGACAGGGGGACGCTGCCGGGGTGGTACTGGAAGAAGAGGCTCAGGTCCTCGCCGTTGGGGGCGAGCGAGTCGAGGGGGAGCAGGCGGTCTGCCTCGGCCGTGAAGCGTGGGTCCGCCCACTCTGGTGACACCTCGGCGATCGGGGTGCCGTCGGCGCGGCTCCAGCCGTGGAACATCACCCAGCGGGCACCGCGCATCTGCGGCAGGACTCCGACCACCTGGTCCACGAGATCGCCCAGAGTGGTCGCGCCGTCGAAGGCCGCGTCGTACTCGTGCGGCGCGTAGCAGTCGTCCCCCATGCACACGCTGTCCCGCGTCAGGATCACTCTCATGCCCGGCACGGTAGCCCGACCGCAGGATTATCGTCAACATGACGACAATTGCGACGGACGCCGGCCGTCACCGAGGTGGCGGCCGGCGTCTCAGAGCCCGCTGTCAGGTCAGCCCAGGGCGGCGATGGCGGGGACGAACTTCGAGGCGTCGACCGTGCCCCAGCCGGTGGCGAGGTCGTAGCCGGGGGTTGCCGGCCAGCCGGGGACGCCGTTGTAGGTGTTGGAGCCGCCCACCACGTCGGTCAGGCCGGTGCCCTTGGCGCCCGCCTGCTGGAGGGCGCCCAGCGCGTAGAGGCCGTAGTTGAGGTTGCCCAGGCGGTGGCCGGCGGTCTGGTCGGCCAGCGCCACCACGCCGGAGAAGATCGGCGTCGCCACGCTGGTGCCGCCCCACAGCTCCCAGCCCTGGTCGTTCGGGCCGAAGCTGTTGTACGTCCAGACGCCGGTCAGCGGGTCGCCGAGCATGCTGATGTCCGGCACGCCGCGGGTGTTGCCGACCACGCCTGCCACGCCGGTCTGGAAGAGCGGGCGGTTGAAGACCTTGGACTTGCCGCCGCCCGAGGCGCCGCTCATGGTGCTCGGGTCGTCCCAGACGGTGTCGGGGCTCAGCCGGTTGCCCTGCGCGTCCAGCTGGACGGTGGTCGCGCCGACGCCGGTGACCAGCGGGTCCGACGGCGGCCAGGAGGTCACCTGGTACGGGTAGAGCGTGGAGCCGTCCGACTCGGCGTCGGTCGAGCCGTTGTCGCCAGAGGCCGCCAGCACCGAAACACCGTGCACCGCAGCGTCCTTGAAGGCGTAGCGCAGGTTGAGCAGGCTGGAGTAGTCGCCCTGGTCGAAGCCGGGGAAGGTGTTCTCGGTGGCGCCGAAGCTCTGCGAGATCACGTCGCCGACGCCCTGCTTGATCAGGTTGTCCTCACCGGTCATCATCTCCGGGAAGCCGGTGGTGCCCTCGGTCTCCGAGACGCCGGTCTCCAGCAGCACGATGTTGGCGCCGGGCGCCATCGCGTGGGCCATGTCGACGTCGATCGTCGTCTCCTCGGCCCAGCCGGTCATGTCGCTGTTGGCCGGGTCGAAGGGCGGCACGGTTCCGGACTGGACGACCTTGACGGTGGTGCTCGGTATGCCGTACTGCGCGCTGTAGACGTCGAGGTCGTGCTGGATCGTCGGCGAGCCGAAGGAGTCGACGATCACGATGGTGCGGCCGGCACCGGTGATGCCCTTGTTGAAGAGCGGGTGCTCGTTGTACGCCTGCTCCAGCTGGGTGGCGCCGTAGCAGGAGGACTGGAGCTGCGCCTGGCAGTCGGCGAGGCTCAGCGGGCTGGGGTACTGGCCCTTGCTGAGCCGGTGGCCGATGGCCGCGGGCACCGGCTGCCCGGGGCGCGCCTGGTGCGCCGGCCCGGCGGCGGTGATCGTCAGCGCCGCACCGGCCGTTCCCGCCCCGGTGAGGGCGGTGGAGGCGGCAAGGGCGGTGATGGCGAGCGCCGACATGGTGCGGCGGCTGATGGTACGTCGCATGGGTGTCCCTGGGGGTGATGGTTGATCCCGTCGACGACGGCTGGGACACATGAGACTGCACCGCGG
This genomic window contains:
- a CDS encoding phosphoglycerate mutase family protein, coding for MTLLIVRHAESVENADKYNGFYQDPRPYSGAVAHSISRSIVGLTPRGFRQAQWLAQVLPDLVGPEPHVYTSTYRRAIDTAVIALPCLPDGWPRQTPLLDEQHYGDATYMTKRELFDTYPELAEDRRLRKHFWTAPGGGESLAEDVRKRAVEFTALAQTELQSPCTIVAFTHQTAALALRSLLEDLTLPEILAEDRKGKMPNSAILHYELRDDRFAWTGTITPPI
- a CDS encoding S53 family peptidase encodes the protein MRRTISRRTMSALAITALAASTALTGAGTAGAALTITAAGPAHQARPGQPVPAAIGHRLSKGQYPSPLSLADCQAQLQSSCYGATQLEQAYNEHPLFNKGITGAGRTIVIVDSFGSPTIQHDLDVYSAQYGIPSTTVKVVQSGTVPPFDPANSDMTGWAEETTIDVDMAHAMAPGANIVLLETGVSETEGTTGFPEMMTGEDNLIKQGVGDVISQSFGATENTFPGFDQGDYSSLLNLRYAFKDAAVHGVSVLAASGDNGSTDAESDGSTLYPYQVTSWPPSDPLVTGVGATTVQLDAQGNRLSPDTVWDDPSTMSGASGGGKSKVFNRPLFQTGVAGVVGNTRGVPDISMLGDPLTGVWTYNSFGPNDQGWELWGGTSVATPIFSGVVALADQTAGHRLGNLNYGLYALGALQQAGAKGTGLTDVVGGSNTYNGVPGWPATPGYDLATGWGTVDASKFVPAIAALG